A region from the Triticum urartu cultivar G1812 chromosome 1, Tu2.1, whole genome shotgun sequence genome encodes:
- the LOC125506939 gene encoding alpha-galactosidase-like, translating into MEGYRGRPWTRLPALLLACAAAAAVGECRVVHVGEAHRRSMLANGLGATPPMGWNSWNHFACDGNGEVVIRETADALVSTGLAAAGYKYVNLDDCWAEPERDAKGNLAANKKTFPHGIKALADYVHSKGLKLGIYSDAGYKTCAKAQPGSLGHEEQDAKTFASWGVDYLKYDNCNNGDTKPLQRYPDMSKALMQAGRPIFFNLCEWGDMHPARWGAAYGNSWRTTNDIEDTWNSMTSMADQNEVWAEYARPGGWNDPDMLEVGNGGMTNDEYIVHFSIWAISKAPLIIGCDVRHMSQDTYDILANKEVIAVNQDPLGVQGKKVRMEGSSEIWAAPLTGYRTAVLLLNRHAKDEAQITAHWDDIGLPAGTAVDARDLWLHKTLDAKFTDKMSFNVTPHAARMFVLTPLKSQMD; encoded by the exons ATGGAAGGTTATCGTGGCCGGCCATGGACCAGGCTACCGGCGCTGCTGCtggcctgcgccgccgccgccgccgtgggcGAGTGCAGGGTGGTGCACGTGGGAGAGGCGCACCGGCGGAGCATGCTGGCCAATGGCCTCGGCGCGACGCCGCCCATGGG GTGGAATAGCTGGAATCACTTCGCCTGCGACGGCAACGGCGAGGTTGTCATCAGGGAGACCG CCGATGCGCTTGTGTCCACCGGGCTCGCCGCTGCCGGCTACAAATACGTCAATCTTG ATGATTGCTGGGCAGAACCCGAACGTGATGCGAAG GGCAATCTTGCGGCGAACAAGAAGACGTTCCCGCACGGGATAAAGGCACTCGCAGACTACGTCCACAGCAAGGGGCTCAAGCTCGGCATCTACTCCGATGCTGG atacaagacatgCGCCAAGGCTCAGCCTGGGTCCCTCGGCCACGAGGAGCAGGACGCCAAGACCTTTGCCTCCTGG GGAGTCGACTACCTCAAGTACGACAACTGCAACAACGGCGACACGAAGCCGCTGCAGAGGTACCCTGACATGAGCAAGGCTCTGATGCAGGCCGGCCGACCCATCTTCTTCAACCTCTGCGAATG GGGCGACATGCACCCGGCGCGGTGGGGCGCGGCCTACGGCAACAGCTGGAGAACCACCAACGACATTGAGGACACCTGGAACAG CATGACGTCGATGGCGGACCAGAACGAGGTGTGGGCCGAGTACGCGCGCCCCGGCGGCTGGAACG ACCCGGACATGCTGGAGGTGGGCAACGGAGGGATGACCAACGACGAGTACATCGTGCACTTCAGCATCTGGGCCATCTCAAAG GCGCCTCTGATCATCGGCTGCGACGTGAGGCACATGTCGCAGGACACCTACGACATCCTCGCCAACAAGGAGGTGATCGCCGTCAACCAAG ATCCTCTCGGCGTACAGGGGAAGAAAGTGAGGATGGAGGGGAGCAGCGAG ATCTGGGCTGCGCCGCTGACGGGGTACAGGACGGCGGTGCTGCTGCTGAACCGGCACGCCAAGGACGAGGCCCAGATCACGGCGCACTGGGACGACATCGGCCTCCCCGCCGGCACGGCCGTCGACGCCAGGGACCTCTGGCTG CACAAGACGCTCGACGCCAAGTTCACGGACAAGATGAGCTTCAACGTGACGCCGCACGCGGCCAGGATGTTCGTGCTCACGCCTCTCAAGTCCCAGATGGACTAA